One Frankia alni ACN14a DNA window includes the following coding sequences:
- a CDS encoding GNAT family N-acetyltransferase, with protein MNHEQRIPAPTSRLAFRPMTTDDLDDMAALLGDPDVMRYYPRTKGRDEALAWIDWNQRLYRQEGFGLWLVTLRSTGEFVGDCGLTPQEVEGTTDIEIGYHVRIDAQGHGYATEAATACRDLARDVLEIRRLVAIIHPDNTPSQRVAEKTGLAHERDAIARSGQQVRIYATAL; from the coding sequence GTGAATCACGAGCAGCGCATCCCGGCTCCGACCTCGCGGCTCGCGTTCCGCCCGATGACCACCGACGACCTCGACGACATGGCCGCGCTCCTCGGCGACCCGGACGTGATGCGGTACTACCCGCGTACCAAAGGCCGCGACGAGGCCCTGGCCTGGATCGACTGGAACCAGCGTCTCTACCGGCAGGAAGGCTTCGGGCTCTGGCTGGTCACGCTGCGGTCCACCGGCGAGTTCGTCGGCGACTGTGGCCTGACCCCCCAGGAAGTCGAAGGAACCACCGACATCGAGATCGGCTACCACGTCCGCATCGATGCCCAGGGCCACGGCTACGCCACCGAAGCTGCCACCGCCTGCCGAGACCTCGCCCGTGACGTCCTCGAGATCAGGCGTCTCGTTGCGATCATCCACCCGGACAACACGCCCTCCCAACGTGTGGCCGAGAAGACCGGTCTCGCCCACGAACGCGACGCCATAGCCCGCTCAGGCCAGCAGGTACGCATCTACGCCACAGCCCTGTGA
- a CDS encoding class I SAM-dependent methyltransferase → MTDAAGRVEPSGVWATAVGVARVRAMETAREQPLFRDPLALAFATAGGRGPGTLSPPRADEAARRRWLEVALSIVIRTKFLDDLLNRAVASGVRQVVLLGAGMDSRAFRMDWPTGTRLFEVDTAEPLGFKASVLRQERAVARCERITVPVDLREDWPGALAAAGHDPAQPTVWIAEGLLIYLPADAVQSLLERVGALSAAGSRMGLTLGTRGVVERFRGDAAAGSAASMWVSEMPEDPVGWLDGLGWQAETFTLRDRAAAYGRPLLTPSQQDEGTGALVSAVRTAH, encoded by the coding sequence ATGACTGATGCGGCGGGCCGGGTCGAACCGTCCGGGGTGTGGGCCACAGCCGTGGGCGTGGCCCGGGTGAGGGCGATGGAGACGGCACGCGAGCAGCCGCTGTTCCGGGACCCGCTGGCGCTGGCCTTCGCCACGGCCGGCGGAAGAGGCCCCGGGACGCTGTCGCCCCCGCGCGCGGACGAGGCGGCGCGGCGCCGCTGGCTCGAGGTGGCCCTTTCGATCGTCATCCGGACGAAGTTCCTGGACGACCTGCTGAACCGGGCGGTCGCGTCCGGCGTCCGGCAGGTCGTGCTGCTCGGAGCCGGGATGGACAGCAGGGCCTTCCGGATGGACTGGCCTACGGGGACCCGGCTGTTCGAGGTCGACACGGCCGAACCGCTGGGCTTCAAGGCCTCGGTGCTGCGTCAGGAGCGGGCCGTTGCGCGCTGCGAGCGGATCACCGTCCCGGTCGACCTGCGCGAGGACTGGCCCGGCGCCCTGGCCGCCGCCGGGCACGATCCGGCGCAGCCGACGGTGTGGATCGCCGAGGGACTGCTGATCTATCTGCCCGCCGACGCGGTGCAGTCGCTGCTGGAACGGGTCGGCGCGCTGTCCGCCGCAGGCAGCAGGATGGGCCTGACACTGGGCACGCGCGGTGTGGTCGAACGCTTCCGCGGGGACGCCGCTGCGGGATCGGCAGCGTCGATGTGGGTCTCGGAGATGCCGGAGGACCCGGTCGGCTGGCTGGACGGCCTCGGCTGGCAGGCGGAGACCTTCACCCTGCGTGATCGCGCCGCGGCCTACGGGCGTCCGCTGCTCACCCCGTCGCAGCAGGACGAGGGCACCGGCGCACTGGTCTCGGCGGTGCGCACGGCGCACTGA
- a CDS encoding DUF4158 domain-containing protein — protein MASIDRTAYPRFRGTVAARELVEPFTPTVGEVGWARGRTTADQTFLVLVIGLKCCQRMRCFPGLDEDPDAVAGHLRTALGLPDVVAIRLDLAPGALFPTAPV, from the coding sequence TTGGCATCGATCGACCGCACCGCCTACCCGAGGTTCCGCGGAACCGTCGCGGCGCGGGAGCTGGTTGAGCCGTTCACACCCACGGTGGGCGAGGTCGGCTGGGCGCGAGGGAGGACGACCGCTGACCAGACCTTCCTCGTGCTGGTGATAGGGCTGAAGTGCTGTCAGCGGATGCGCTGTTTCCCTGGCCTGGACGAGGATCCCGACGCGGTGGCCGGTCATCTCCGCACCGCGCTGGGACTGCCGGACGTCGTCGCCATCAGGTTGGACCTGGCCCCCGGAGCGCTGTTTCCCACCGCGCCGGTGTGA
- a CDS encoding site-specific integrase — protein sequence MNDENGRSTATDIAGTVGAGPVDADIDDVARPLPVPMPGGSTAGGAAPLALPAELAARVGDYARASRSASTWRAYDSDLRQFRAWCARRPAAPSALPATAATVAGYLATLADAGYKPSTIRRRLAAISVAHQLAQHPNPAAAPEVGAVWDGIRRTRGVRPTRKTALDTDLLTRVVAGLRDDDLADIRDRALLLVGFAGCLRRSELVGLDVADLVETADGLILTVRRSKTDQEGEGALVGIAYGSYRPTCPVRAWRAWAQAADLRQGPAFRAVSRHGHVGATRLYPGSVARVVQRRVAAAGLDPADFAGHSLRSGFATAAARAGVADRSIMRQGRWRSSASLDGYVRAGRLFDRDNPSGRVGL from the coding sequence GTGAACGACGAGAACGGGCGGTCCACCGCCACCGACATCGCCGGCACGGTCGGCGCGGGCCCGGTCGACGCCGACATCGACGACGTGGCGCGGCCGCTGCCCGTGCCGATGCCGGGCGGATCGACCGCCGGAGGCGCCGCGCCGCTCGCGCTGCCCGCCGAACTGGCCGCGCGCGTCGGCGACTACGCCCGCGCGTCACGGTCGGCGTCGACGTGGCGCGCCTACGACAGCGACCTGCGCCAGTTCCGCGCCTGGTGCGCCCGCCGGCCGGCCGCGCCCAGCGCCCTGCCGGCGACGGCGGCCACCGTCGCCGGCTACCTGGCCACGCTTGCCGACGCCGGCTACAAGCCCTCGACGATCCGTCGCCGCCTCGCCGCGATCTCCGTGGCCCACCAGCTCGCCCAGCATCCCAACCCGGCCGCCGCCCCCGAGGTCGGCGCCGTCTGGGACGGCATCCGACGCACCCGCGGGGTGCGCCCCACCCGCAAGACCGCACTGGACACCGACCTGCTCACCCGGGTCGTGGCGGGCCTGCGCGACGACGACCTCGCCGACATCCGCGACCGGGCCCTGCTGCTCGTCGGTTTCGCCGGCTGCCTGCGCCGCAGCGAACTGGTCGGCCTCGACGTCGCCGACCTGGTGGAGACAGCCGACGGTCTCATCCTCACCGTCCGCCGGTCCAAGACCGACCAGGAGGGCGAAGGAGCACTCGTCGGCATCGCCTACGGCTCCTACCGGCCGACCTGCCCGGTGCGGGCGTGGCGGGCCTGGGCGCAGGCGGCCGACCTGCGCCAGGGCCCGGCGTTTCGCGCGGTCAGCCGGCACGGCCACGTCGGCGCGACGAGGCTCTACCCCGGGTCGGTGGCCCGCGTGGTGCAGCGCCGCGTCGCCGCCGCGGGCCTCGACCCCGCCGACTTCGCCGGCCACTCGCTGCGCTCGGGATTCGCCACCGCCGCCGCCCGCGCCGGCGTCGCCGACCGCTCCATCATGCGCCAGGGCCGCTGGCGTTCCTCGGCGTCGCTGGACGGCTACGTCCGCGCCGGGCGCCTGTTCGACCGCGACAACCCCTCCGGCCGCGTCGGCCTGTAG
- a CDS encoding WD40 repeat domain-containing protein has protein sequence MNSGAAAEPGPGTGADAAAPGGRGGPGELDGSPGGDARAASAGPSWDLIVSHAVAEPDAAWARWLCWQLAHAGYRVLSHPIVAPGPPATVAGTAAGPAPVDLDRHLALGGEILIIWSAAYRAQTTRSAPAGGGLTVLSAPATTGGRPAGQGRPLAGAGTAMGPSPRAASTATPDVAVGSEPAATTAGTATTAGAHPPTRSGHDAGPPHTAGTPNTAGTAGARASGSGSGSGSGSGRIILVRIEDCSRPAPFAGLLAFDLFGLDATLARDWLLRQITVVAPRPAAGLTPPPFPPTSFAGTDTEPTPHPGDAGGHPPSGPPPSGGAAAGSGRRVVGGGGGGGGGAMFAGAGARRERGAGRDLTAARRLAVLPEERGHPMSVSFSPTAALVATGGTDTTVRLWQAAFPDPPRLVAAVGYGRRINQEWARAVTFSPDGRILAAAGDAGTTVLWQVADPSRPVPLMTLTGHRGYLHDLGFSPGGTLLATAGDDRAVLLWDLAEPGVPRRAAILAGHRSAVRAVAFSPDGTLLATGAEDRTVTLWDLADPTHPSATVTLSGARGAVFTVAFSPDGDLLAVAGKDRTVRVYSVADPTTETVLAEIADHRRAVHAVAFSPDGTLLATASADRTATVRDITDPERPGPGHRLPAHAGPVQDVAFAPDSRLLATAAADRLTILWDLFPPAPPEGAPSG, from the coding sequence GTGAACAGTGGCGCCGCGGCGGAACCGGGCCCCGGGACGGGCGCGGACGCCGCCGCGCCCGGCGGTCGGGGCGGCCCCGGCGAGCTGGACGGTTCACCGGGAGGCGACGCACGGGCGGCCTCGGCGGGGCCGTCGTGGGACCTCATCGTCTCCCACGCCGTCGCCGAGCCGGACGCGGCCTGGGCGCGCTGGCTGTGCTGGCAGCTCGCCCACGCCGGCTACCGCGTGCTCAGCCACCCGATAGTCGCCCCCGGACCGCCGGCGACGGTGGCGGGGACGGCGGCGGGACCCGCGCCGGTCGATCTCGACCGCCATCTCGCCCTCGGCGGGGAGATCCTCATCATCTGGTCGGCGGCGTATCGGGCGCAGACGACACGATCGGCCCCCGCGGGAGGCGGCCTGACCGTGCTGAGTGCCCCGGCGACGACGGGCGGCCGTCCCGCCGGGCAGGGACGACCACTGGCCGGCGCCGGGACCGCGATGGGACCGTCCCCGCGGGCGGCCTCGACGGCGACGCCCGACGTGGCCGTCGGCTCGGAACCGGCGGCGACGACTGCGGGCACGGCGACGACTGCGGGGGCGCATCCGCCGACCCGGTCCGGGCACGACGCCGGGCCGCCACACACCGCCGGGACGCCAAACACCGCCGGGACGGCCGGGGCCCGCGCGAGCGGCAGCGGCAGCGGCAGCGGCAGCGGCAGCGGGCGGATCATCCTGGTGCGGATCGAGGACTGCTCGCGGCCCGCGCCGTTCGCCGGCCTGCTCGCCTTCGACCTGTTCGGCCTGGACGCGACGCTGGCACGCGACTGGCTGCTGCGCCAGATCACCGTCGTCGCCCCCCGGCCCGCGGCCGGCCTCACCCCACCGCCGTTTCCCCCCACCTCGTTCGCCGGTACCGACACCGAGCCCACCCCACACCCCGGCGACGCCGGCGGACACCCGCCGTCCGGCCCACCGCCGTCCGGCGGCGCGGCGGCCGGCAGCGGCCGCCGCGTTGTCGGCGGTGGCGGTGGCGGTGGCGGTGGCGCGATGTTCGCCGGCGCCGGTGCCCGCCGCGAACGCGGCGCCGGGCGCGACCTGACTGCCGCCCGCCGCCTGGCCGTGCTGCCCGAGGAACGCGGCCATCCGATGAGCGTCAGCTTCAGCCCGACCGCGGCGCTGGTCGCCACCGGCGGCACCGACACCACCGTCCGGCTGTGGCAGGCGGCGTTCCCCGACCCCCCGCGGCTGGTCGCCGCCGTCGGCTACGGCCGGCGGATCAACCAGGAGTGGGCGCGGGCGGTGACGTTCAGCCCGGACGGGCGCATCCTCGCCGCCGCCGGCGACGCGGGCACCACCGTGCTGTGGCAGGTCGCCGACCCGAGCCGACCGGTGCCGCTGATGACGCTGACCGGCCACCGCGGCTACCTGCACGACCTCGGCTTCAGCCCCGGCGGCACCCTGCTGGCCACCGCCGGCGACGACCGGGCGGTGCTGCTGTGGGACCTCGCCGAGCCGGGGGTGCCACGGCGCGCGGCGATCCTCGCCGGGCATCGCAGCGCCGTGCGGGCGGTGGCGTTCAGCCCCGACGGCACCCTGCTGGCCACCGGCGCCGAGGACCGCACGGTCACCCTGTGGGATCTCGCCGACCCCACCCACCCGAGCGCCACCGTGACCCTGTCCGGCGCCCGCGGAGCCGTGTTCACCGTGGCGTTCAGCCCCGACGGGGACCTGCTCGCCGTCGCCGGCAAGGACCGCACCGTGCGGGTCTACTCGGTGGCCGACCCCACCACCGAGACCGTCCTCGCCGAGATCGCCGACCATCGCCGCGCCGTGCACGCCGTCGCCTTCAGCCCCGACGGCACCCTGCTGGCCACCGCCAGTGCCGACCGCACCGCGACGGTGCGCGACATCACCGACCCCGAACGTCCCGGTCCCGGCCACCGCCTACCGGCCCACGCCGGCCCCGTCCAGGACGTCGCCTTCGCCCCCGACAGCCGCCTGCTGGCCACCGCCGCCGCCGACCGCCTCACCATCCTCTGGGACCTGTTCCCCCCGGCGCCCCCCGAAGGCGCCCCGTCCGGTTGA
- a CDS encoding phosphotransferase, translating into MGEPVAPGPAPARRRRCRESRRGVWFGRQGGPRRCPARPGRHLEETERACSTQSCLAGPPGSRRGRGLRHPAPPFSPACGLELFEAAHRQLDALGIRTPRIRLTGRSGRHYPADIAVVEDVPGGTLEQRLRRDPRSVQATMARLGETLRAMARHRGASVGTTGGWGAATSTSGV; encoded by the coding sequence GTGGGCGAGCCGGTCGCTCCGGGTCCGGCTCCGGCTCGTCGTCGTCGTTGTCGTGAGTCGCGGCGGGGTGTGTGGTTCGGCCGGCAGGGCGGGCCGCGCCGATGCCCGGCGCGTCCAGGCCGGCACCTGGAGGAGACGGAACGTGCATGCAGTACGCAGAGTTGTCTCGCGGGACCACCTGGAAGCCGTCGCGGCCGCGGCCTTCGGCACCCGGCACCGCCGTTCTCCCCCGCCTGCGGCCTCGAGCTGTTCGAGGCCGCCCACCGGCAGCTGGACGCCCTGGGAATCCGCACGCCCCGGATCCGGCTGACCGGCCGCAGCGGACGCCACTACCCGGCGGACATCGCCGTGGTCGAGGACGTGCCCGGCGGAACCCTGGAACAACGGCTGCGCCGGGACCCGCGCAGCGTGCAGGCGACCATGGCTCGCCTCGGCGAGACGCTCCGAGCGATGGCGCGCCACCGGGGCGCTTCGGTGGGCACTACCGGTGGCTGGGGCGCGGCGACCTCGACGAGCGGCGTCTGA
- a CDS encoding pentapeptide repeat-containing protein: MSDEPHPPAPGRPGGPAELGLTPAHPRLAADCGSCFALCCVAPGFATSADFPISKPPGTPCRHLSARLDCSVHDELRPRGFRGCAVFDCFGAGQQVSQVTFAGRDWRTHPADAARMFDTFTVMRTLHESLHHLGEARARLGEAHARLADADRAGLLAELDATTAVTVTLTGADADTLLAADLPAHRRAVHGLLTRASALLRAGLIGAPRSRTLGVDLVGARLAGADLRGAELAGRLLIEADLRGAELRGADLRGADLRGADLRGADLRGALFVVQAQLDAARGDATTTAPAPLTRPVHWAAPPTPAPPAPAPPIPATPTSATPAATPAATGKPAMRAGRRRGRAGRSGSGSGSSSSLS, translated from the coding sequence GTGAGCGACGAGCCCCACCCGCCCGCGCCGGGCCGGCCCGGCGGCCCTGCCGAGCTGGGGCTGACCCCCGCCCACCCGCGGCTGGCGGCCGACTGCGGCAGCTGCTTCGCGCTGTGCTGCGTCGCCCCGGGCTTCGCCACCTCGGCGGACTTCCCGATCAGCAAGCCTCCGGGGACGCCGTGCCGGCATCTGAGCGCACGGCTCGACTGCTCCGTGCACGACGAGCTGCGCCCCCGCGGGTTTCGCGGCTGCGCGGTGTTCGACTGTTTCGGCGCCGGCCAGCAGGTCAGCCAGGTCACCTTCGCCGGCCGGGACTGGCGCACCCATCCCGCCGACGCGGCGCGGATGTTCGACACGTTCACGGTCATGCGCACCCTGCACGAATCCCTGCACCACCTCGGTGAGGCCCGTGCGCGGCTCGGTGAGGCCCACGCCCGGCTCGCCGACGCGGACCGCGCCGGTCTGCTCGCCGAGCTCGATGCCACCACGGCGGTGACGGTCACCCTGACCGGAGCCGACGCCGACACCCTGCTCGCCGCGGATCTGCCCGCCCACCGCCGCGCCGTCCACGGCCTGCTGACCCGCGCCAGCGCCCTGCTGCGCGCCGGGCTCATCGGCGCGCCGCGGTCGCGCACCCTCGGCGTCGACCTGGTCGGCGCGCGCCTGGCCGGCGCCGATCTGCGCGGCGCGGAGCTGGCCGGCCGCCTGCTGATCGAGGCGGACCTGCGCGGCGCCGAGCTGCGGGGCGCGGACCTGCGCGGGGCGGATCTGCGGGGCGCCGACCTGCGCGGGGCGGACCTGCGCGGGGCGCTGTTCGTCGTGCAGGCCCAGCTCGACGCCGCCCGCGGCGACGCGACCACCACTGCGCCGGCGCCCCTGACCCGCCCCGTGCACTGGGCGGCGCCCCCCACCCCGGCGCCCCCCGCCCCGGCGCCCCCCATCCCGGCAACCCCCACCTCGGCGACCCCAGCGGCGACCCCAGCGGCGACCGGCAAGCCGGCGATGCGGGCGGGCAGGCGTCGTGGGCGAGCCGGTCGCTCCGGGTCCGGCTCCGGCTCGTCGTCGTCGTTGTCGTGA
- a CDS encoding VWA domain-containing protein — protein sequence MVSFPLSAVVGMDDLRLALLLNAVSPTLGGVLVRGEKGTAKSTAVRGLAAVLPPVQVVDGCRFACAPQAPNPDCPDGPHPAAAVGVSRPARLVELPVGASEDRVTGSLDLDRALADGVSVLRPGLLAAAHRGVLYVDEVNLLGDHLVDLLLDAAALGVAHVERDGVSVRHPASFLLVGTMNPEEGELRPQLLDRFALTVQVAASRDPALRAQVVRRRLAFEADPDGFAAAWAPAEARLAAQVADARTRLRAVTLTDAALRAVTAVCAGLDVDGMRADVVLAKTAMALAAWSGHGTVRAADIRAGARLALPHRRRRGPFDAPDLDDATLDAVLDAALDGLDATADAELADAATAGTADGDTAGTAGDGGRSRQDATGDGTGPDNRGPDGFGPDGRGPHPDDDPDGDGPHRDGPHRGGPDGGGPGSGGSDGDDDRTGPGGSLGAGAGLDGQGPAHGADPATGPDAPPGADDPRLPAAPHRAPTGAFGASADAEGRGHRAGGGHLTLPPGMRPAFADRPTITAGSARSGAPPDPAAAGAGVAGAPGAAFRPRLLAVAGLGSAAGAAGRRSLARGNRGAVVTTAADAPGMHLPATLLAAAPHQHARGRRGPAPILLPADRRGAVRVGREGNLVLFVVDASGSMAAQARMTLVTTAVLALLTDAYQRRDRIGMITFRGSGAEVVLAPTASVEVGAARLRALPTGGRTPLAAGLTRAGQVLRAERRRDPARRALLVVVTDGRATAGADPLPVARALVRAAGGAGGPATSRPRGGRGPGGTAGRGGLASVVVDCESGFLRLGLAGRLAHALGGITIGLDALPLLTPPPPTTPPPPTTPPPPTTPPPPTTRPTPPTPRPHARKAA from the coding sequence GTGGTGAGCTTCCCGCTGTCCGCCGTCGTGGGCATGGACGACCTGCGCCTGGCGCTGCTGCTCAACGCGGTCAGCCCGACGCTCGGCGGCGTGCTCGTGCGCGGGGAGAAGGGCACCGCCAAGTCCACCGCGGTGCGGGGGCTGGCCGCCGTGCTGCCACCGGTGCAGGTGGTCGACGGCTGCCGGTTCGCCTGCGCGCCGCAGGCGCCGAACCCGGACTGCCCCGACGGGCCGCATCCGGCCGCCGCGGTGGGGGTCAGCCGCCCGGCGCGGCTCGTCGAGCTTCCCGTCGGCGCCTCCGAGGACCGGGTGACCGGCTCGCTCGACCTCGACCGGGCCCTGGCCGACGGCGTCAGCGTGCTGCGCCCGGGGCTGTTGGCCGCCGCCCACCGCGGCGTGCTCTACGTCGACGAGGTCAACCTGCTCGGCGATCATCTCGTCGATCTGCTGCTCGACGCCGCCGCGCTCGGCGTCGCCCACGTCGAACGCGACGGGGTCTCGGTGCGTCACCCGGCGTCGTTCCTGCTGGTGGGGACGATGAACCCGGAGGAGGGGGAGCTGCGCCCGCAGCTGCTCGACCGGTTCGCGTTGACCGTGCAGGTCGCCGCCAGCCGCGATCCGGCGCTGCGCGCGCAGGTGGTGCGCCGCCGGCTGGCGTTCGAGGCCGACCCCGACGGGTTCGCCGCCGCCTGGGCGCCGGCCGAGGCGCGCCTCGCCGCCCAGGTCGCCGACGCCCGCACCCGCCTGCGGGCGGTCACCCTGACCGACGCGGCGCTGCGCGCGGTGACCGCGGTCTGCGCCGGGTTGGACGTCGACGGGATGCGCGCGGACGTCGTCCTGGCGAAGACGGCGATGGCGCTGGCCGCCTGGTCCGGGCACGGCACGGTCCGCGCCGCGGACATCCGCGCCGGCGCGCGCCTGGCCCTGCCGCATCGGCGCCGCCGGGGCCCGTTCGACGCCCCCGACCTCGACGACGCCACCCTCGACGCCGTCCTCGACGCCGCGCTCGACGGCCTCGACGCCACCGCCGACGCCGAACTCGCCGACGCGGCCACCGCCGGCACGGCCGACGGCGACACCGCCGGCACGGCCGGTGACGGCGGACGGTCACGCCAGGACGCAACCGGCGACGGAACCGGCCCCGACAACCGTGGACCGGACGGCTTCGGCCCGGACGGCCGGGGCCCGCACCCGGACGACGACCCCGACGGCGACGGTCCGCACCGCGACGGTCCGCACCGCGGCGGCCCGGACGGCGGCGGCCCCGGCAGCGGCGGCTCGGACGGCGACGACGACCGCACCGGCCCCGGCGGCTCACTCGGTGCCGGGGCCGGGCTCGACGGACAGGGACCGGCGCACGGAGCCGACCCGGCGACGGGCCCGGACGCACCGCCCGGCGCCGACGATCCGCGCCTGCCCGCCGCGCCGCACCGCGCTCCCACCGGCGCGTTCGGTGCCAGCGCCGATGCCGAGGGGCGCGGGCACCGGGCGGGCGGGGGACACCTCACCCTCCCGCCGGGGATGCGCCCTGCGTTCGCGGACCGTCCGACCATCACCGCCGGATCCGCCCGAAGCGGCGCCCCGCCCGACCCGGCCGCCGCCGGAGCGGGGGTCGCGGGGGCGCCCGGGGCGGCGTTTCGACCCCGGCTGCTCGCCGTCGCCGGCCTGGGCAGCGCCGCCGGGGCCGCCGGGCGCCGCTCCCTGGCCCGCGGCAACCGCGGGGCGGTGGTCACCACCGCCGCCGACGCCCCCGGGATGCACCTGCCCGCCACCCTGCTGGCCGCCGCCCCCCACCAGCACGCCCGCGGCCGACGCGGGCCCGCCCCGATCCTGCTGCCCGCCGACCGGCGCGGCGCGGTGCGGGTCGGCCGCGAGGGCAACCTGGTGCTGTTCGTCGTCGACGCCAGCGGATCGATGGCCGCCCAGGCGCGGATGACCCTGGTCACCACCGCCGTGCTGGCCCTGCTCACCGACGCCTACCAGCGCCGCGACCGCATCGGCATGATCACCTTTCGGGGGTCCGGTGCCGAGGTCGTGCTCGCCCCCACCGCCAGCGTCGAGGTCGGCGCCGCCCGGCTGCGCGCGCTGCCGACCGGCGGGCGTACCCCGCTGGCCGCCGGGCTCACCCGCGCCGGGCAGGTGCTGCGCGCCGAACGCCGCCGGGACCCGGCCCGGCGCGCCCTGCTCGTCGTCGTCACCGACGGGCGCGCCACCGCCGGCGCCGACCCGCTGCCGGTGGCCCGCGCCCTGGTCCGCGCCGCCGGTGGCGCGGGGGGACCGGCCACCAGTCGGCCCCGCGGCGGGCGCGGCCCGGGTGGCACCGCGGGCCGCGGCGGGCTGGCCAGCGTCGTCGTCGACTGCGAAAGCGGCTTCCTGCGCCTGGGGCTGGCCGGCCGGCTCGCCCACGCCCTCGGCGGGATCACGATCGGACTCGACGCCCTGCCGCTGCTGACCCCACCGCCGCCGACAACCCCACCGCCGCCGACAACCCCACCGCCGCCGACAACCCCACCGCCGCCGACGACCCGGCCGACGCCGCCGACCCCGCGCCCACACGCCAGAAAGGCGGCCTGA
- the cobO gene encoding cob(I)yrinic acid a,c-diamide adenosyltransferase — protein sequence MAPQGQPASVPDDGLTTRERRDRPLLIVHTGDGKGKSTAAFGLALRAWSQGWPVGVFQFVKSAKWRIGEERALRVLADSGAGGTVDWHKMGSGWSWVQGRVDPDGDPAAAAAEGWAQIRRDLAAETYRLLVLDEMTYPMGWGWLDVDEVVDTLRARPGRQHVVVTGRRAPQELLDAADLVTEMTKIRHPMDAGQKGQRGIEW from the coding sequence ATGGCGCCGCAGGGGCAGCCGGCCAGCGTCCCCGACGACGGACTGACCACCCGCGAACGCCGCGACCGACCGCTACTGATCGTGCACACCGGCGACGGCAAGGGCAAGTCGACCGCCGCGTTCGGGCTGGCGTTGCGCGCCTGGTCGCAGGGCTGGCCGGTCGGGGTGTTCCAGTTCGTCAAGTCCGCCAAGTGGCGCATCGGCGAGGAACGCGCCCTGCGGGTGCTCGCCGACTCCGGCGCCGGCGGCACCGTCGACTGGCACAAGATGGGCTCGGGCTGGAGCTGGGTGCAGGGCCGCGTCGACCCCGACGGCGACCCCGCCGCCGCCGCGGCCGAAGGCTGGGCGCAGATCCGCCGCGACCTGGCCGCCGAGACCTACCGGCTCCTCGTCCTCGACGAGATGACCTACCCGATGGGCTGGGGCTGGCTCGACGTCGACGAGGTCGTCGACACCCTGCGTGCCCGTCCCGGCCGCCAGCACGTCGTCGTCACCGGCCGGCGCGCCCCGCAGGAGCTGCTCGACGCCGCCGACCTCGTCACCGAGATGACCAAGATCCGTCATCCGATGGACGCCGGGCAGAAGGGGCAGCGGGGGATCGAATGGTGA